In Hymenobacter sublimis, a single genomic region encodes these proteins:
- a CDS encoding Nramp family divalent metal transporter produces MPSVLPSTPDTQTPPLTPPEAGWRKARTAPSLQEVYASIRVPAQSASFWRKLLAFWGPGLMVAVGYMDPGNWATDIAGGSRFGYTLLSVILISNLFAMLLQHLAAKLGIVTGRDLAQACRDHFSKPTAMVLWFLCEIAIAACDLAEVIGSAIALNLLFKIPLTWGVVLTILDVMVVLLFQNKGFRVLESIVAGLIVLIFGCFLYEIIVSNPDWFGILGGLVPRPEVVTTPGMLYVAIGILGATVMPHNLYLHSSIVQTRQIEQTEGGKRMAIKFATIDSTVALFLAFFVNAAILVTAAAAFHKNGHHEVADINQAHALLAPVLGAGAASIVFAVALLASGQNSTLTGTLAGQIVMEGFLNIRLKPWLRRLITRGIAVVPAFIVTLLYGEKGTGELLVLSQVILSLQLSFAVVPLVMFTSSKAKMGVFVNKIWVQVLAWVVSAIIIALNVYLLYETFFG; encoded by the coding sequence ATGCCCTCAGTCTTACCTTCTACTCCCGATACGCAAACTCCGCCCCTCACGCCGCCGGAAGCCGGGTGGCGCAAGGCCCGCACGGCGCCCTCTTTGCAGGAGGTGTACGCCTCCATTCGGGTACCCGCGCAGAGTGCTTCCTTTTGGCGTAAGCTGCTGGCTTTCTGGGGCCCGGGGCTCATGGTGGCCGTGGGCTACATGGACCCCGGCAACTGGGCGACGGATATTGCGGGCGGCTCCCGGTTTGGCTATACGTTGCTTTCCGTCATTCTGATTTCTAACCTGTTTGCCATGCTACTTCAGCACTTGGCCGCCAAGTTGGGCATCGTGACGGGCCGCGACTTGGCCCAGGCCTGCCGCGACCATTTCTCAAAGCCGACGGCCATGGTGCTGTGGTTTCTCTGCGAAATAGCCATTGCAGCCTGCGACTTGGCGGAAGTTATCGGCTCGGCCATTGCCCTGAACCTGCTGTTCAAAATTCCCCTCACGTGGGGGGTAGTGCTGACTATCCTAGATGTAATGGTGGTGCTGCTGTTTCAGAACAAGGGCTTCCGGGTACTGGAAAGCATCGTGGCTGGCCTGATTGTGCTGATTTTTGGCTGCTTCCTCTACGAAATCATCGTGTCGAACCCCGATTGGTTTGGCATTCTGGGCGGGCTGGTGCCGCGGCCGGAGGTGGTTACCACGCCGGGCATGCTGTACGTGGCCATCGGTATTCTGGGCGCCACCGTGATGCCCCACAACCTGTACCTGCACTCTAGCATCGTGCAAACCCGCCAGATTGAGCAGACCGAAGGCGGCAAGCGCATGGCCATCAAGTTTGCTACCATCGACAGCACGGTGGCCCTGTTCCTGGCTTTCTTCGTGAATGCGGCCATTCTAGTGACGGCCGCCGCGGCCTTCCACAAAAATGGCCACCACGAGGTAGCCGATATCAACCAGGCCCATGCCCTGCTGGCCCCGGTGCTGGGAGCCGGTGCCGCCTCCATTGTGTTTGCGGTGGCGCTGCTGGCCTCGGGCCAAAACTCGACGCTCACAGGCACCCTAGCCGGGCAAATTGTGATGGAGGGCTTCCTGAACATACGGCTCAAACCCTGGCTGCGTCGCCTAATTACCCGCGGCATTGCCGTGGTACCAGCCTTCATCGTGACCTTGCTGTACGGAGAGAAAGGCACCGGTGAGCTGCTGGTGCTCAGCCAAGTAATCCTCTCATTGCAGCTAAGCTTCGCGGTAGTGCCGCTAGTCATGTTCACGAGCAGCAAAGCCAAAATGGGCGTATTCGTGAACAAGATCTGGGTGCAAGTGCTGGCCTGGGTGGTGTCGGCCATTATCATCGCCTTGAACGTGTACTTACTGTACGAAACGTTTTTTGGGTAG
- a CDS encoding SPW repeat domain-containing protein has protein sequence MKILSPTAHGFIDVAFITVLAMAPIMFDLEPAVDTACFVLAGGYLLITLLTDFKLGILRVIPFPVHGWLDLLTGLALLAAPFLFHFESGSAERNLSWMLGVVSVVTWFITDWKGQTRSMMTDRG, from the coding sequence ATGAAGATTCTGTCGCCTACTGCTCATGGCTTCATTGATGTCGCCTTCATTACGGTGCTGGCCATGGCGCCCATTATGTTTGATCTGGAACCGGCCGTTGATACTGCGTGCTTTGTACTGGCCGGGGGCTACCTGCTCATCACCCTACTCACCGACTTTAAGCTCGGTATACTCCGAGTAATTCCCTTCCCGGTGCACGGCTGGCTTGATTTGCTGACCGGCCTGGCCTTGCTGGCAGCTCCTTTCCTGTTCCACTTTGAAAGCGGCAGCGCCGAGCGAAACCTATCGTGGATGCTGGGAGTGGTTTCGGTTGTTACGTGGTTTATCACCGACTGGAAAGGCCAGACCCGCAGCATGATGACGGACCGAGGCTAA
- a CDS encoding cation diffusion facilitator family transporter, with translation MARRLPARSLFSLPLKTRFALLSLVVSVVLVAIKFYAWLLTRSQAVLTDALESIINVVASGFALYSIYLAGLPKDENHPYGHGKIEYLSVGFEGGLIWMAGVYIFYTALQALLHPHALARPDWGMALLAFTALVNLGTGYLLIQAGRKHHSPTLVGDGQHLYLDAVSTFVSCAALLLVVFTGNVLFDSAAALVLGVFIVVNGYRMVRRSVSGLMDETDSATVQHVVAELQEHRQPAWIDVHNLRVVRYGANLHIDCHVTMPYYFSLEQTHAEVHNIEVLVDQEFEVQVEMFVHADPCTFAACSHCHMPDCPVRQHPFTQEIPWTLANVVKNERHQLIEEPQEQNG, from the coding sequence ATGGCCCGCCGACTTCCTGCTCGCTCCCTGTTCTCGCTTCCTCTTAAAACGCGCTTTGCCCTGCTTTCGTTGGTGGTGAGTGTGGTGCTGGTGGCCATTAAGTTTTACGCTTGGCTGCTAACCCGCTCCCAGGCCGTGCTGACGGATGCGCTGGAGTCAATTATCAACGTGGTTGCCAGTGGGTTTGCGCTCTACAGCATCTATCTGGCTGGCTTGCCCAAGGACGAAAATCACCCCTACGGCCACGGCAAAATCGAGTATCTATCGGTAGGTTTTGAGGGCGGATTGATCTGGATGGCGGGGGTGTATATTTTCTACACCGCACTGCAAGCCCTGCTGCATCCGCACGCCCTGGCCCGGCCCGACTGGGGCATGGCCCTGCTGGCGTTTACGGCCCTGGTGAACCTGGGTACCGGCTATTTGCTGATTCAGGCGGGCCGCAAGCACCACTCGCCTACCCTCGTCGGCGACGGGCAACATCTGTATCTGGATGCCGTCAGCACGTTTGTTTCGTGCGCCGCGCTGCTGCTGGTGGTGTTTACCGGCAACGTACTGTTCGACTCCGCCGCGGCCTTGGTGCTGGGCGTATTCATTGTAGTAAATGGCTACCGCATGGTGCGCCGGTCGGTATCGGGGCTGATGGATGAAACGGATAGCGCTACCGTGCAGCACGTGGTAGCGGAGTTGCAGGAGCACCGCCAGCCGGCCTGGATTGACGTGCATAACCTGCGCGTGGTGCGCTACGGGGCTAACCTGCACATCGACTGCCACGTGACCATGCCTTACTACTTTAGCCTGGAGCAAACCCACGCCGAAGTGCACAACATTGAGGTGCTGGTGGATCAGGAGTTTGAAGTGCAGGTGGAAATGTTTGTGCACGCCGACCCCTGCACCTTCGCCGCTTGCTCCCACTGCCACATGCCCGACTGCCCCGTGCGGCAGCATCCCTTCACCCAGGAAATACCCTGGACCCTGGCCAACGTAGTGAAAAACGAGCGGCACCAGCTCATAGAAGAGCCTCAGGAGCAGAATGGATAA
- a CDS encoding TonB-dependent receptor: protein MKHILLCLFVFVSNLAVQAQSTGSVRGVVRSEGKEVPFASIGLKGTTLGTTADEHGNYVLTKVPAGSHKLVSSAVGLLPTERNVSVAAGQTTTLNPSLNPSANALGDVVVSGTLNEVIRSESPVAVELYSPKLFRKNPAVCLFENLAMINGVRPQLNCNVCGTGDIHINGLEGPYTMVLIDGMPLVSSLSTVYGLSGIPSSLIERVEVVKGPASTLYGSEAVGGLINVITKNPAKAPRFSADLFGTSHRDVNLDLGVARKIGAASTLLSTNLYHYNQRRDVNDDGFTDVPTQQRVSVFNKWTWARPEQRVANLAGRYYYEDRFGGQLNWSPEHRGQDSIYGESVYTSRYELLGQYQLPVRGQRLMLSGTFNQHRQNSAYGTTLYRALQRVGFGQLTWAKELSIRHNLLTGATYRTTWYDDNTPATATTGPNDTPRNAPDLVQLPGLFAQDEWRLTPDATLLMGLRYDYNSRHGSILSPRLNYKWGRPDGSQVWRVGLGNGYRVVNLFTEDHAALTGARQVVVPEALKPERSWNVNVNYNRFLQLNSGATVTLDASVFYTYFTNKISPDYDTDPNQIIYRNLNGYAVSRGFTLNTDVALARPLKVMVGVTLLDVFRREQPAEGGPQRRLAQFHSPPFSGTWAVSYALEKLNLSLDYTGQVSSPMALPIFPNDFRPGRSPWFALQNVQATRKLREGLELYGGLKNIFNFLPRYALLRPFDPFDKNVGVDNPQGYTFDTSYNYAPIQGRRLFLGVRYAL, encoded by the coding sequence ATGAAGCATATCCTACTTTGCTTATTCGTGTTTGTCAGCAACTTGGCTGTTCAGGCTCAATCCACGGGTTCGGTACGGGGCGTGGTGCGGTCAGAGGGCAAGGAAGTGCCGTTTGCCAGTATCGGGCTGAAGGGCACTACCCTGGGTACTACCGCCGATGAGCACGGCAACTACGTGCTAACAAAGGTGCCCGCGGGTAGCCACAAGCTGGTAAGCAGCGCGGTAGGGTTGCTACCTACGGAACGCAACGTGAGCGTAGCGGCGGGCCAAACCACTACCCTTAACCCGAGTTTGAACCCCAGTGCCAACGCCCTCGGTGATGTGGTAGTGAGTGGAACGCTGAACGAGGTGATACGAAGCGAGTCGCCAGTGGCGGTGGAGCTGTACTCGCCCAAGCTGTTTCGGAAGAATCCGGCGGTGTGCTTGTTCGAGAATCTGGCTATGATTAACGGGGTGCGGCCCCAGCTTAACTGCAACGTCTGCGGTACTGGCGACATCCACATCAACGGCCTGGAAGGGCCTTATACCATGGTGCTGATTGACGGCATGCCGCTGGTCAGCTCCCTGAGCACGGTGTACGGGCTGAGCGGCATTCCGAGCAGCCTGATTGAGCGGGTGGAGGTAGTGAAAGGCCCGGCTTCCACGCTCTACGGCTCCGAAGCGGTAGGCGGCCTAATCAACGTCATCACCAAAAATCCGGCAAAGGCCCCGCGCTTTTCCGCCGACCTGTTTGGCACTTCTCACCGCGACGTGAATCTAGACCTGGGCGTCGCGCGCAAAATTGGGGCGGCCTCTACCCTGCTCAGTACCAACCTCTACCACTACAACCAGCGCCGCGACGTGAACGACGACGGCTTTACCGACGTGCCTACCCAGCAGCGCGTGTCGGTATTCAACAAGTGGACCTGGGCCCGGCCCGAGCAGCGGGTAGCCAACCTGGCCGGCCGCTATTACTACGAAGACCGGTTTGGGGGCCAATTGAACTGGAGCCCGGAGCACCGCGGCCAGGACAGCATCTACGGGGAAAGCGTGTACACGAGCCGTTACGAGTTGCTGGGCCAGTACCAACTGCCGGTGCGCGGGCAGCGGCTCATGCTCAGCGGCACCTTCAACCAGCACCGCCAGAACTCGGCCTACGGCACTACCCTGTACCGGGCCCTGCAGCGGGTGGGCTTCGGGCAGCTGACCTGGGCCAAGGAGTTAAGCATCCGCCACAACCTACTCACGGGCGCTACCTACCGCACCACCTGGTACGACGACAACACGCCCGCCACCGCTACCACTGGCCCCAACGACACCCCGCGCAACGCCCCCGACCTAGTACAGCTGCCCGGCCTGTTTGCGCAGGACGAGTGGCGCCTCACGCCCGATGCTACCCTGCTCATGGGCCTCCGTTACGATTACAACTCCCGCCACGGCAGCATCCTGAGTCCGCGCCTGAACTACAAGTGGGGCCGGCCCGATGGCAGCCAGGTGTGGCGCGTGGGCTTGGGCAACGGCTACCGAGTAGTCAACCTGTTCACCGAAGACCACGCCGCCCTCACCGGAGCCCGGCAGGTAGTAGTGCCCGAGGCCCTCAAGCCCGAGCGAAGCTGGAACGTGAACGTGAACTACAACCGCTTCCTACAGCTCAACAGCGGCGCTACCGTCACCCTCGATGCCAGTGTATTTTACACCTACTTCACCAACAAAATCAGCCCCGACTACGACACCGACCCCAACCAAATCATTTACCGCAACCTCAACGGCTATGCCGTCAGCCGAGGCTTCACGCTGAACACCGACGTAGCCCTGGCCCGGCCCCTGAAGGTAATGGTGGGCGTAACCCTGCTGGACGTGTTTCGGCGGGAGCAGCCGGCGGAGGGCGGTCCGCAGCGCCGCTTGGCGCAGTTTCACTCGCCGCCTTTTTCCGGCACCTGGGCCGTGAGCTACGCGCTGGAAAAGCTGAACCTCTCCCTCGACTACACCGGCCAGGTAAGCAGCCCGATGGCGCTGCCTATTTTCCCGAACGATTTCCGGCCCGGCCGCTCGCCCTGGTTTGCCCTCCAGAACGTGCAGGCGACGCGCAAGCTCCGGGAAGGACTGGAGCTGTACGGGGGCCTCAAGAACATCTTCAACTTCCTGCCCCGTTACGCCCTGCTGCGGCCTTTTGACCCCTTCGATAAGAACGTGGGCGTCGATAATCCCCAGGGGTACACCTTTGACACCAGCTACAACTACGCTCCTATTCAGGGCCGGCGGCTATTTCTGGGGGTGCGCTACGCCTTGTAG
- a CDS encoding lamin tail domain-containing protein: MKKVLFLALFLSAVSARAQLTDTFADANFTQNPVWTGDAAAFQINSAQQLQTNGPAVTGTEIQLVTPCAATTGTTWEFWANLKLATSGGNYADVWLMADQADLKASGTKGYFVRLGGTADEVSLFRQDATGSPVYVVNGQDGTLSSTTNNLVRVRVTRTTQHVWTLERDLAGGTAYVREGTATDAIHQRSAYFGVYATYSQANSRAFTFDDFRVTDATAPLLTRATVTAARQLDITFNEAVAASQVAASYRLLGSGTPVVTAATRDAADPTLVHLTLAADVPLGAHTVEVRGVADAFGNVAAGPLTATFQNNGFAVAPTVNQVLITEIMADETPVVGLPASEFVEVHNASVTAVLDLAGVRLLKPGSTSAAVFPAGATLLPGEYAVVCGSTRAAQFASYGKVFGLTNFPSLSNAADQLVLRGKDGRTLFEVSYTDAWYQDARKKEGGWTLEMLDPGNPCAGAPNWRASTDATGGTPGRTNSIRATNPDRTPPVLLRAVALSPTTVRLYFAEKLDSTAAAVPTHYTLTPTAPITRAAPATPDFRTVDLTLATPLTPNQPLTVTVQQALDCVGNASGPATSATFALPAAPSPGDVVINEILFNPRVGGVDFVEVLNRSSKYLNVQGWQLGSVEVTGGTIRSEPISSGPLLLPPGGLLAFTTRPDIVQNQYPASANATNLVAVPALPTFPDDAGTVVVLDAQTQVLDQYAYSEKQHLKLLDQTDGVSLERIRAAGPSEARNFHSAASSVGYATPGRANSQQQTEPEGAGLLTVAPELFTPDEDGQQDFTTLTYQLEEPGYAGSVTIYDAQGRLARQLVRNETLPTRGFWQWDGLTDRGQKATVGYYVLLVELFTPSGTKREFRKTVVVGARL, translated from the coding sequence GTGAAAAAAGTACTATTCCTAGCGCTGTTCCTGAGCGCTGTTTCGGCCCGCGCTCAACTCACGGACACCTTCGCCGACGCCAACTTCACCCAAAACCCCGTCTGGACCGGCGACGCGGCCGCTTTCCAAATCAACTCCGCCCAGCAGCTGCAAACCAATGGCCCGGCCGTTACCGGCACCGAAATTCAGTTGGTGACGCCTTGCGCCGCTACCACCGGCACTACCTGGGAGTTCTGGGCCAACCTCAAGCTGGCTACCAGCGGCGGCAACTACGCCGATGTGTGGCTCATGGCCGACCAAGCCGATCTGAAAGCCAGCGGCACCAAGGGCTACTTCGTCCGCCTGGGCGGTACCGCCGATGAAGTGTCGCTCTTCCGCCAGGATGCCACGGGTAGTCCGGTGTACGTGGTGAACGGCCAAGATGGCACCCTCAGCTCCACCACCAACAACCTCGTGCGGGTGCGCGTCACGCGCACTACCCAGCATGTCTGGACCCTGGAGCGGGACCTAGCCGGCGGCACGGCCTACGTGCGCGAGGGCACGGCCACCGATGCCATCCACCAGCGCAGTGCCTATTTCGGAGTGTATGCTACGTATTCGCAGGCCAACAGCAGAGCCTTCACCTTCGATGACTTCCGGGTAACGGATGCCACGGCGCCCCTGCTCACGCGGGCCACCGTTACGGCTGCCCGCCAACTTGATATTACCTTTAATGAAGCCGTAGCTGCCTCGCAGGTAGCGGCCAGCTACCGGTTACTGGGGAGCGGGACCCCGGTCGTAACGGCTGCTACCCGGGATGCTGCCGACCCAACGCTCGTGCACCTGACGCTGGCCGCCGATGTACCGCTGGGCGCCCATACGGTGGAGGTGCGGGGCGTGGCAGATGCCTTCGGTAACGTAGCCGCTGGCCCGCTAACGGCTACGTTCCAGAACAACGGTTTTGCCGTGGCGCCTACCGTGAACCAGGTGCTCATCACGGAAATCATGGCCGATGAAACGCCGGTAGTCGGGTTGCCGGCCTCGGAGTTTGTGGAAGTGCATAACGCCTCGGTTACGGCGGTGCTGGATTTGGCCGGAGTGCGCCTGCTGAAACCGGGAAGTACCAGCGCGGCCGTGTTTCCGGCCGGCGCTACCCTGCTGCCGGGCGAGTACGCCGTAGTGTGTGGCAGCACCCGCGCCGCCCAGTTTGCCAGCTACGGCAAGGTATTCGGGCTAACGAACTTTCCCAGCCTATCCAACGCCGCCGACCAGCTGGTACTACGTGGTAAGGATGGGCGCACGCTGTTCGAGGTGAGCTACACCGACGCCTGGTACCAAGATGCCCGCAAGAAGGAGGGCGGCTGGACCTTGGAAATGCTGGACCCCGGCAACCCCTGCGCGGGGGCGCCAAACTGGCGAGCCAGCACCGATGCCACCGGCGGTACGCCCGGCCGGACTAACTCCATCCGCGCTACCAACCCCGACCGCACCCCGCCGGTCCTGCTCCGCGCCGTGGCCCTGAGCCCCACTACGGTGCGGCTCTACTTCGCCGAAAAGCTGGACAGCACCGCCGCGGCCGTACCGACGCACTACACGCTTACCCCCACGGCTCCCATTACCCGCGCCGCCCCCGCTACCCCCGATTTTCGAACGGTAGACCTAACGCTGGCTACCCCGCTGACGCCGAATCAGCCCCTGACCGTAACTGTGCAGCAAGCCTTGGATTGCGTGGGCAACGCCAGCGGCCCAGCTACCTCGGCCACCTTTGCCCTGCCCGCTGCTCCCTCGCCCGGCGACGTAGTCATCAACGAAATTCTGTTTAACCCGCGGGTGGGTGGGGTTGATTTCGTGGAAGTGCTCAACCGCTCCAGTAAGTACCTGAACGTGCAGGGCTGGCAGCTCGGTAGTGTGGAAGTAACTGGTGGCACCATCCGGTCCGAGCCGATCAGCAGCGGGCCGCTGCTGCTACCTCCCGGTGGCTTGCTGGCCTTTACAACCCGCCCCGATATTGTCCAGAATCAGTATCCCGCCAGCGCTAATGCGACAAATCTGGTGGCGGTACCAGCCCTGCCGACTTTCCCTGATGATGCCGGCACCGTGGTAGTGCTGGACGCCCAGACGCAGGTGCTGGACCAGTACGCCTACTCCGAAAAGCAGCACCTAAAGCTCCTGGACCAAACAGATGGCGTATCATTAGAGCGGATTCGGGCTGCCGGGCCGAGCGAGGCGCGCAACTTTCATTCCGCGGCTAGCAGCGTGGGCTATGCCACTCCGGGCCGTGCCAACTCCCAGCAGCAAACCGAGCCGGAAGGGGCGGGGCTGCTCACGGTGGCCCCCGAGCTGTTCACTCCCGACGAAGACGGTCAGCAAGACTTCACTACCCTTACCTACCAACTGGAAGAACCGGGCTACGCCGGCTCCGTGACCATTTATGATGCCCAGGGCCGGCTGGCCCGCCAACTGGTGCGCAATGAAACGCTGCCAACGCGCGGCTTCTGGCAGTGGGACGGCCTGACGGATCGGGGCCAGAAGGCAACCGTGGGCTACTATGTGTTGCTCGTGGAACTGTTTACCCCCAGCGGCACCAAGCGGGAGTTCCGCAAAACGGTAGTGGTAGGCGCCCGGCTGTGA
- a CDS encoding transporter → MKFLPVLFLAGALAGAAGTAAAQAPDSAAKPRYTLFQPTPRAQLRKLHPDRPGITESAFTIDPGHFQVEANLFRVRNGREQGVRRRELLFNQAVLKLGISEQTDLQLVVESYTIEKEWPQENAAPERNRGFGDLTLRAKRNIFGDDGESRGALAVATFVRVPTGGNVGNGGWEAGVSVPFTYKLAETSELSVQMRGNWEHDRDAGQHFISFMPAATVNHDLNKVLGVYAELMSNWDTRQALWRTTLNVGPEFTLSENCQLDLGAGLPLTRETYWEFFLGLTLRR, encoded by the coding sequence ATGAAATTTCTTCCCGTTCTATTCCTGGCGGGCGCGCTGGCGGGTGCCGCTGGTACGGCCGCGGCCCAAGCCCCCGACTCGGCAGCGAAGCCGCGCTACACGCTGTTTCAACCTACCCCCCGCGCCCAGCTGCGCAAGCTCCACCCCGACCGCCCCGGCATCACGGAAAGTGCTTTTACCATTGACCCCGGCCATTTTCAGGTAGAAGCCAACCTATTCCGGGTACGCAACGGCCGGGAACAGGGCGTTCGTCGGCGGGAGTTGCTGTTCAACCAGGCGGTACTCAAGCTCGGCATTTCAGAGCAGACTGATCTGCAGTTAGTGGTAGAATCGTATACCATTGAGAAAGAGTGGCCCCAGGAAAACGCAGCGCCGGAGCGCAACCGGGGTTTCGGCGACCTGACGCTGCGCGCAAAGCGCAACATCTTCGGCGACGACGGAGAGTCGCGGGGGGCGCTGGCAGTGGCTACGTTTGTGCGCGTGCCCACTGGCGGCAACGTTGGGAATGGGGGCTGGGAAGCGGGCGTGTCGGTTCCGTTCACGTACAAGCTGGCCGAAACGTCGGAGTTGTCGGTGCAGATGCGCGGCAACTGGGAGCATGACCGGGACGCGGGGCAGCACTTTATATCCTTCATGCCCGCGGCCACCGTCAACCACGACCTGAACAAAGTGCTGGGTGTATACGCCGAGCTAATGAGCAATTGGGACACTCGCCAAGCGCTGTGGCGCACTACCCTCAACGTGGGCCCGGAGTTCACACTCAGCGAGAATTGCCAGCTTGATTTAGGCGCGGGCCTCCCCCTCACCCGCGAAACCTACTGGGAGTTTTTCCTGGGCCTAACGCTACGGCGCTAG
- a CDS encoding SPW repeat domain-containing protein, translated as MKVISPRMHGMLDYGTIALFALAPTLFDFDGPYATACYVLAAGYLLITLMTDFPLGVMRMIPFPMHGGLELVSGLALLAAPFIFGFHDDNILARNFFMVMGVVFLGSWMLTDWRADTHTQTHKNVMPQH; from the coding sequence ATGAAAGTAATATCGCCTCGCATGCACGGCATGCTCGACTACGGTACCATTGCTTTGTTTGCCCTGGCTCCCACGCTTTTTGACTTTGATGGCCCCTACGCCACGGCTTGCTACGTACTAGCCGCCGGCTACCTGCTCATCACGCTGATGACTGACTTCCCGCTGGGCGTCATGCGCATGATTCCGTTTCCGATGCACGGCGGGCTAGAGTTGGTAAGTGGCCTAGCTTTACTGGCGGCTCCGTTCATCTTCGGCTTTCACGACGACAACATCCTTGCCCGTAACTTCTTCATGGTCATGGGGGTAGTATTCCTGGGTTCCTGGATGCTTACTGACTGGCGCGCCGATACCCACACGCAAACGCATAAAAACGTTATGCCCCAGCACTAA
- a CDS encoding PQQ-dependent sugar dehydrogenase, whose product MKHLNSLILGSLLLGTGARAQTAPALTTFPVGATTVTVSALTTGLQVPWELVWGTDNFIWMTERGGRISRVDPNSGQVTPLITLPDVATSSEGGLLGMVLHPDFTTSPYVYVVYNYNDTGYKEKLVRLTYANGTLGSPVVLLGDIPAVSTHSGSRLLILPDRTLLMTTGDAQDRPSAQNRSSPNGKILRLNLDGTIPTDNPVAGNRSYSFGHRNPQGLVRASNGRIYSSEHGENAEDEVNIIEANANYGWPTVEGLCNLAAEQAFCTANNVRQPIFTWAPTVGVAGLTYYDHPAIPGWRNSLLAATLRGNKLTQIPLDAAGTTAGTGAFTLTSFGRLRAICVSPAGRVYVGTSNRDGRATPGTSDDQILVLENRAFVPTATTASRSSQLRLWPNPASRTVTLQLPNPATTAATVHIHDALGRAVRTAQFAAGQSSLSLSLHGLQPGLYSVKTAAGTQRLVIE is encoded by the coding sequence ATGAAACACCTGAACTCGCTTATCTTGGGTAGCCTTTTGCTTGGCACGGGAGCTAGGGCCCAAACGGCTCCTGCCCTGACTACGTTTCCGGTGGGCGCTACCACGGTTACGGTTTCGGCCCTGACGACGGGCCTGCAGGTGCCCTGGGAGCTGGTGTGGGGGACCGATAATTTTATCTGGATGACGGAGCGCGGCGGCCGCATCAGCCGCGTCGACCCAAACTCGGGTCAGGTAACGCCGCTTATTACGTTGCCCGATGTGGCGACTTCCTCGGAAGGCGGTCTGTTGGGTATGGTCCTGCACCCCGATTTTACCACGTCGCCTTACGTGTACGTGGTCTATAACTACAACGATACTGGCTACAAAGAGAAGCTAGTGCGCCTTACGTACGCCAACGGTACGCTAGGTAGCCCCGTGGTGCTGCTCGGCGACATTCCGGCCGTGAGTACGCACAGCGGCTCCCGCCTGCTTATCTTACCCGACCGGACCCTGCTCATGACCACCGGCGACGCCCAGGACCGCCCTTCGGCCCAGAACCGCAGCTCCCCCAACGGTAAAATCCTGCGCCTAAACCTGGACGGCACCATTCCGACCGACAACCCAGTGGCCGGCAACCGCAGTTACTCGTTCGGGCACCGCAACCCGCAAGGGTTGGTGCGGGCCTCCAATGGCCGTATTTACAGCTCTGAGCACGGCGAAAATGCCGAAGATGAAGTCAACATCATTGAAGCGAATGCCAACTACGGCTGGCCCACGGTGGAAGGGCTCTGCAACCTGGCGGCGGAGCAGGCTTTCTGCACGGCCAACAATGTGCGACAGCCTATCTTCACCTGGGCTCCTACCGTGGGCGTGGCCGGCCTTACCTACTACGACCACCCCGCCATTCCGGGCTGGCGCAATAGCCTGCTGGCCGCCACGCTACGCGGCAACAAGCTCACCCAGATTCCACTGGATGCGGCCGGCACGACAGCCGGTACCGGCGCGTTCACCCTGACTTCCTTCGGGCGGCTGCGGGCCATTTGCGTCTCGCCCGCGGGGCGGGTGTACGTGGGCACTAGTAACCGCGACGGCCGAGCCACGCCGGGCACCTCCGACGACCAGATTCTGGTGCTGGAAAACCGGGCGTTTGTACCCACGGCTACCACTGCCAGCCGCAGCAGCCAGCTTCGCCTCTGGCCCAACCCCGCCAGCCGCACCGTTACGCTCCAACTCCCGAACCCTGCTACTACTGCCGCCACGGTCCACATCCACGATGCGCTTGGCCGAGCAGTACGCACCGCTCAGTTTGCCGCCGGCCAGTCCAGCCTCTCCCTATCCCTGCACGGTTTACAGCCAGGCTTATACTCCGTAAAAACGGCAGCAGGTACGCAGCGGTTAGTAATAGAGTAG